The genomic window TGTTGCTCAACATTTTGCCAGCACCGATCGTAGAGGAACTAAAACATCGACAGACAGAGCACAATACGAACCACATGGTGCTAGCCCAACGATTTGATGAGGTAACAATTTTGTTTGCTGACATTGTGAACTTTACCCAATGGGCATCACAGGTATCTCCCATCGAGCTGGTCAACGTCCTCAATGCCATTTTTTCTCGCTTTGACCAACTAGCCGATCAGCATGGGTTAGAGAAAATTAAAACCATTGGCGATGCCTACATGGTAGTTGGTGGGTTGCCAACGCCTAGACCAGATCATGCAGTAGCAGTGGCTAACATGGCGCTGGACATGTTGCAGGTCATTCGCGAGTTTCATCAAGATAAGTGCGAACCCTTTTGTCTCCGGATTGGGATTAACACAGGCACTGCCGTTGCCGGGGTAATTGGTATTCGTAAGTTCACTTATGATCTGTGGGGTGATGCAGTCAACTTGGCCAGTCGCATGGAGTCTCAGGGGGTAGTTGATGCCATCCAGGTGACTGAAACCACCTATGAGCGGCTGCGCGATCGCTATCAGTTTGAACCTCGTGGAACGGTCAAGATTAAGGGCAAAGGTGAAATGCAAACCTACTTACTCCGAGGCAAGTTAACTAACCGTTCCTGTCTTCAGCGTGATCAAACAGCCGTTAACTAACTTTGCGCCAATTGTAACGATTCCAATCGTAGACTCCTTGAATTTCGTATTCCGCACCTGTATCAAATCGAACAATGCAGCAAGCAGTGGCGGAATCATTCTCTGGAGCTTTTACGACTGTACAAGGAAACCACTGACGATCGCAGGGGCCAGACTCTTGTACCCATTCCCATAGGGCGTTACACACCTCAATGCGATCGCCTAGGGCTAACCTGACCACTGCATTGCCTTCACGTTCTAGATAATAGTTGACATGCACTGGCTGTACCCGATCTAGCCATCGCAGGCCATAGCGCTCTCGAATAAACTGGACAGCACCAGAATCCTTTCCCTGCAGCCAATCATTTAAGAGTTGCACTTTCCAGGAATAGTCAGGGCGGTCAGTGTCTTGAATAAACCGCAGCAGTGAGCGCCGTTCAGTCTCCGTCAACTCATCAAGGGGATTGACCGTTAAGTCTGAGGAAACAGCGGCACGATCGCTCAGCCAGCGATTCACTGCCTCTAGCACCATCTGTTTCTGAGTCTGCGTCAATGGAACGTCTGCCGCGTCACAGGTTTGAAATGCAACTTGCAAGGCTGCTGCAATCTCAGCAGGAGTCATCAGGATCCAATGAGGGATACAAAATGTATAGCTGCTAGCCTCCTACTATAGCAGGTGAGGGAAAGTAACAAGGCATGAGTGCATAAAAACACCCTAGCCAGAGTGCATTGGGTAGCCAAACCCTAAATTGCCTCTCTGCGCCAGCAGCCACTCTAATAGCAGGGCACGACACTGCAAGCAGGTCAAGGCTCTAAGCAGGTTAGTCATGCCTTCATCA from Cyanobacteriota bacterium includes these protein-coding regions:
- a CDS encoding adenylate/guanylate cyclase domain-containing protein; the encoded protein is LLNILPAPIVEELKHRQTEHNTNHMVLAQRFDEVTILFADIVNFTQWASQVSPIELVNVLNAIFSRFDQLADQHGLEKIKTIGDAYMVVGGLPTPRPDHAVAVANMALDMLQVIREFHQDKCEPFCLRIGINTGTAVAGVIGIRKFTYDLWGDAVNLASRMESQGVVDAIQVTETTYERLRDRYQFEPRGTVKIKGKGEMQTYLLRGKLTNRSCLQRDQTAVN